Within Halorubrum lacusprofundi ATCC 49239, the genomic segment AGTCGTTCGGCGACCGACCGGTCGACGAACGGCGCGATGACGCGGCGGGCGATCGACGGGATATCGTCAGAACCGGACCCGTCGTCAGACCCGGTGTTGGTGCGACTCACGCGTCCACCTCCTCGTTCTCAATGTCGTCATCTGTCTTCTCGAGGGTATCATCTGTCCCGGTGTCCGTCTCCACGCCGCCGTTGCCAACGGGGTCCGGTCCGGCGTTGTGGACCGCAGCCCCCTCGACGGAGTCGTCGTCGAGCGTCTCGCCCGCCATCAGCAGGCCGATTTCCTCTTCGGTCACCGTGGCGGGGTCGACGACTCCAGTGAACTCTCCCTCGTGGATCACGGCGAGCCGGTCGGAGAGCCCCTGTACTTCGTCTAACTTCGAGGAGACCAGAAGCACCGCCTTCCCCTCGGTCCGCAGTTCGAGCAGGCGGTCGTGGAGGAACTCCGTGGAGCCGATGTCGACCCCCCGCGTCGGGTGCATCGCCACGACCAGTTCCGGATCGCGCTCGAACTCCCGGCCGACGATGAACTTCTGCTGGTTGCCGCCAGAGAGCGATTCCGCCTCGGCGTCGGCGTTCGGGGGCCGCACATCGTACTGCTCGATCACGGACTCGGCGTGATCACGAGAGGCGCGCCAGTCGAGCCGGCCGCCCTCGGCGAACGGCGGGTCGTGCTGGCTTCCGAGGATACCGTTCTCGGTCAGGTCGTACGACATCACCAGCCCTCGCTCCTGCCGGTCTTCGGGGATGAAGGCCATCCCGCGGTCGATGTGTTCCCGACGGCTCTCGTCGGCCATCGGTTCGCCGAGGTAGGTGATCGACCCGTCGGTCGGATTGTGCATCCCCGTGATTGTCTCGACGAGTTGGGACTGACCGTTTCCGTCGACACCGGCGATGCCGAACACCTCGCCTGCACGGAGCTCGAAGGAGATCCCCGACACCGTCTCAACGCCGCGGTCGTCGTCGGCGTGGACCTCGGTCACCTCAAGGACGCGGTCGCCCGGCTTCTGCGGCGTCGTCGCGGGCTCCATCAGCACCTCGCGGCCGACCATCATCTCCGCAAGATCCTCACGGGTCACGTCTGCGGACGCGACCGTCCCGACGTTGACGCCGTCGCGGAGGACGGTGATCTCGTCGGCCGCCGACAGCGCCTCGCCGAGCTTGTGCGAGATGAAGATGATCGTCTTCCCCTGCTCGGTGAGCTCCTCGAAGACGCCGTACAGGTCCTCGACCTCTTGAGGCGTCAACACCGCGGTCGGCTCGTCGAGGATGAGCACGTCGGCGCCGCGGTACAGCGCCTTTAGGATCTCGACGCGTTGTTGGACGCCGACCGAGACGTCTTCGATCCGGGCGTCGGGGTCCACGTCGAAACCATAGCGCTCGCTCAGTTCGACGACCGCCTCGCGGGCGGCGGCCTCGTCGACGCGGAGCCCGCCCCACGTCTTCGGCTCGTTGCCCAAGACGACGTTCTCCCACACCGTCATCGGGTCGACGAGCATGAAGTGCTGGTGGATCATGCCGACGCCCGCGTCGATTGCGTCGCGCGGCGAGTCGAACGACTGCGGCTCGCCGTCGAGGAAGACGGTCCCCTCGGTCGGCTCGTAGAGCCCGTACAACACGTTCATCAGCGTGGTCTTGCCGGCCCCGTTCTCGCCGAGCAGGGCGTGGACACTCCCGCGCTCCACCGCGAGATCAACGTCGTCGTTCGCGACGACCCCGGGGAATCGCTTCGTGATACCGTCCATGTGGACCGCCGGGTTCATTCACCCGTAACTCCGCGTCGGAGCCTAAAAGAGCGCGGATTCCGGACTGACGCCTCCGAAACTGTCGTTTGATCAACCAGAGCGTTGAAAAAGTCGTGTTCTTGGTGGTCGGTTCGAACACCCCGCGATCGGGATTCGTCGCCGCCGTATCGCGCTTAGTCGCTCGTGGTCTCCGGCACGTCGATGTTTCCGGCGATGATCTCGTCGCGCGCGTCGGAGACGGCGGACACGATATCGTCGGGCACTTCGCCGCCGATCTGGTCGCCGTAGACGCACTCGACACCGTTCGACTCCAGCCCGAGCGCGAGCGTCTCACCACCCTGATGGTTGTCGTCGATGATGTTCGAGATCGACTCGTACACCGCGGTGTCGACGCGCTTCACCATCGACGCCAGGATCACGTCCGCGAACGACTCGTTGGAGATCGACTGGTCCTGGTCGACACCGAACGCGAACCGGCCTTCCGCCTGTGCGGCCTGGAACACGCCGACGCCCGTCGCGCCCGAAGCGTGATAGACGATATCCACCCCATTTTGGTACATCGACAGTGCGGCCTCCTGCCCGCCCGAAGGGTCGGCGTAGCTGCCGACGTAGCTCGTGGTAACGTCGACATTGTCGGACGCGTAGTCGACGCCGGCCTCGAAGCCGGCTTGGAACCGGCGGATGACCGGGCTGTCGACGCCGCCGACGAACCCAACGGTCGTCGAGTCGGGATCGGTCGATCCCGCGCCCGCGGAGAACTCCGTCTCGGTCAGGCGTCCGGCGAGCACGCCCATCAGGAACGAGCCCTCTTGCTCACGGAACAAGTAGTTCGCGACGTTCGGCTCGTCGACCACGGTGTCGACGATCATGAAGTCCTGATCGGGGTACTGGGGTGCAGTCTCGGTGAGCGCGTCCCCCTGGTTGAACCCGATACAGGAGACCAGATCGTATTCTGGATCCGTCGAACTCGCGTACAGCTGCTGGAACTGCCCGAACTCGCCGGCACCGTCCGGCTCCGACTCGTCGTACTCAATACCGAACTCCTCTTCGGCCTGGAGAATTCCCTGCTGGGCCGCGTCGTTGAACGAGTTGTCGCCGAGGCCGCCGTCGGAATAGACGATGCCGACCGTCGCCGGCACGTCGTCTCCGTCGGACCCGTCCTCGCCGTCCGATCCGTCGCTCCCGTCCGAGCCGTCAGACCCGTCGTCTCCGTCGGAGCTGTCGTTACCGTCGGAGCCGTCGGACCCGTCGCCGCTCGGTCCGCCACTACAGCCGGCGAGGCCGACGAGGCCCGCCGCGCTTGCTGCCTTGAGGAACCGCCGCCGATCGAAGTCGGATGCCATGTCACCTACAACGGGGCGGGTACGCGGCATAAATTCGTCGCTCTCTCCGTCTCGGTGTTGCACGTTTACGTGATACCGCGGAAAAACCGTCGCCTATTCGTCGCGATCGGTTGGGAACGTACACATGTTCATGCTGTATTAAGAACAATCAGGCGGAAATCGGGGAACGTACGGCTCGTCCTCGACAGCACCGGACGGCTACTCGCCGTCGCCGAACAGCGGCGCTACTCGGCGTCAGCGACCGCGGCCACCACGTCCTCGACGACTGCCTCGACATCCGCGATCAGCTCATCGACCTCGTCGCTTTCGGCGTATATCCGCACGTACGGCTCCGTGCCGGACGGTCGCACGAGAGTCCACGACGCGTCCGGGAACTCCAATCGGACCCCGTGGTCGGTGTCGACGGTCGCGTCGGGGAAGGCATCCGGCAGAGTCGATCCCAATCGGTCCATCACCCCGGGCTTGGCCTCGTCCGGGCAGTCGATGCTGACCTTGCGGTACGGGCGCTCCGTGATCGGCTCGCGGAGCGCGTCGAGTCCCGA encodes:
- a CDS encoding ABC transporter ATP-binding protein; amino-acid sequence: MNPAVHMDGITKRFPGVVANDDVDLAVERGSVHALLGENGAGKTTLMNVLYGLYEPTEGTVFLDGEPQSFDSPRDAIDAGVGMIHQHFMLVDPMTVWENVVLGNEPKTWGGLRVDEAAAREAVVELSERYGFDVDPDARIEDVSVGVQQRVEILKALYRGADVLILDEPTAVLTPQEVEDLYGVFEELTEQGKTIIFISHKLGEALSAADEITVLRDGVNVGTVASADVTREDLAEMMVGREVLMEPATTPQKPGDRVLEVTEVHADDDRGVETVSGISFELRAGEVFGIAGVDGNGQSQLVETITGMHNPTDGSITYLGEPMADESRREHIDRGMAFIPEDRQERGLVMSYDLTENGILGSQHDPPFAEGGRLDWRASRDHAESVIEQYDVRPPNADAEAESLSGGNQQKFIVGREFERDPELVVAMHPTRGVDIGSTEFLHDRLLELRTEGKAVLLVSSKLDEVQGLSDRLAVIHEGEFTGVVDPATVTEEEIGLLMAGETLDDDSVEGAAVHNAGPDPVGNGGVETDTGTDDTLEKTDDDIENEEVDA
- a CDS encoding BMP family lipoprotein, coding for MASDFDRRRFLKAASAAGLVGLAGCSGGPSGDGSDGSDGNDSSDGDDGSDGSDGSDGSDGEDGSDGDDVPATVGIVYSDGGLGDNSFNDAAQQGILQAEEEFGIEYDESEPDGAGEFGQFQQLYASSTDPEYDLVSCIGFNQGDALTETAPQYPDQDFMIVDTVVDEPNVANYLFREQEGSFLMGVLAGRLTETEFSAGAGSTDPDSTTVGFVGGVDSPVIRRFQAGFEAGVDYASDNVDVTTSYVGSYADPSGGQEAALSMYQNGVDIVYHASGATGVGVFQAAQAEGRFAFGVDQDQSISNESFADVILASMVKRVDTAVYESISNIIDDNHQGGETLALGLESNGVECVYGDQIGGEVPDDIVSAVSDARDEIIAGNIDVPETTSD